One Malania oleifera isolate guangnan ecotype guangnan chromosome 10, ASM2987363v1, whole genome shotgun sequence genomic region harbors:
- the LOC131167020 gene encoding uncharacterized protein LOC131167020, with amino-acid sequence MDGVKKVITKLVPDIDTQIRAINQLLLYRDRQETFGTPLAQRAVKQTNPAEWWIHYGLCAPELQRIAIRVLSQITSASNCERNWSTFSLIHTKTRNRLKYMRLQKLVFVHYNMRLKLRRTMRRSQREIEKGFNPINLDYIFEEDDPLS; translated from the exons atggatggagttaaaaaagtgataaccaagttggtacccgatatagatactcaaattcgggctattaatcaa ttgttgctatatcgagataggcaggaaacttttggaaccccgttggctcaaagggcagtgaaacaaacaaatcctg ctgaatggtggattcattatggcttgtgtgctcctgagctccaaagaatagcaattagagttcttagccagatcacatcagcttcgaactgtgagcgtaattggagcacctttagcctcatccatacgaaaacaagaaatagattaaagtacatgagactacaaaaacttgttttcgtacattacaacatgaggttaaagttaagacgtacaatgagaagaagccaacgagaaattgaaaagggtttcaatcctatcaatttggactacattttcgaagaagatgatcctttaagttaa